From Bordetella flabilis, the proteins below share one genomic window:
- a CDS encoding cytochrome b, whose translation MSAQSSIAALPVARYSRPAVILHWVIFLVVALALFAIEIRGPRGSDSRAFWTGIHIWAGVSVLCLTALRLIWRLVHGVPAPEAGRGIFAACARGLHLLFYIVLIAQPLLGILMTNFSGRSVSLMGTPIAFSLVAENRGIGETVHDIHVYLGNTLYYLIAIHALAALWHQFVLKDGTLRKML comes from the coding sequence ATGTCCGCTCAGTCTTCCATCGCCGCACTGCCGGTCGCGCGTTACAGCCGCCCGGCGGTCATTCTGCATTGGGTCATTTTCCTGGTCGTCGCGCTGGCCTTGTTCGCCATCGAGATCCGTGGGCCGCGGGGCAGTGATTCGCGCGCCTTCTGGACCGGCATCCACATCTGGGCCGGCGTCTCCGTGCTCTGCCTGACGGCGCTTCGGTTGATATGGCGGCTGGTTCATGGCGTGCCGGCGCCGGAAGCGGGCCGGGGGATCTTCGCCGCCTGTGCGCGCGGGCTGCACCTGTTGTTCTACATCGTCCTGATCGCGCAGCCCTTGCTGGGCATACTGATGACGAATTTCTCCGGACGGTCCGTGTCGCTCATGGGCACACCGATCGCCTTTTCGCTGGTGGCGGAGAATCGCGGCATAGGGGAAACCGTGCACGACATCCACGTATACCTGGGCAATACGCTGTATTACCTGATCGCCATCCATGCGCTCGCGGCCCTTTGGCACCAGTTCGTGCTGAAGGACGGCACCTTGCGCAAGATGCTGTGA
- a CDS encoding amidase, giving the protein MTQTNQTAQQAGMQATSVDDNPSGAFAREGRFHLAGAADGPLARLRVGVKDMIDIAGRITGAGNPDWRASHAPAARHAPVVEALLAGGADIVGKTLTDELAYSLNGENIHYGTPVNPVTPDRIPGGSSCGSAVAAAAGLCDIGLGTDTAGSIRLPATFCGAWGLRPTHGAVSSEGVVPLAPSYDVVGWITRDAATLARVGRVLLPPAKLSSLPQRMLIADDAWALAGDEVRRGLASTLQAAQGRFDQVAHTTLAAEGLIAWQQAFRVIQGREVWEAHGDWITKSGPHFGPDIDERFRWASTIGADEAHAAGVERARITAQLDALLEDAVLCIPTVSFVAPLKGSSTAAEDRTRALCLLCIASLAGLPQLTMPVLSAGGCALGLSFIAARGKDIALLEHAAGWSQDQALSG; this is encoded by the coding sequence ATGACTCAAACGAATCAAACGGCCCAGCAGGCCGGCATGCAGGCGACCTCGGTCGACGACAACCCCAGCGGGGCGTTCGCGCGGGAGGGCCGCTTCCATCTTGCGGGCGCGGCGGACGGCCCGCTTGCGCGCCTGCGGGTGGGCGTGAAGGACATGATCGACATCGCCGGGCGCATCACCGGCGCCGGCAACCCCGATTGGCGGGCCTCGCATGCCCCAGCGGCGCGGCATGCGCCCGTGGTCGAGGCCTTGCTGGCCGGCGGCGCCGACATCGTCGGCAAGACGCTGACCGATGAACTGGCCTATAGCCTGAATGGCGAGAATATCCATTACGGCACGCCGGTGAACCCCGTCACGCCGGATCGCATTCCGGGTGGGTCCTCGTGCGGGTCCGCCGTTGCGGCGGCGGCGGGCCTCTGCGATATCGGCCTGGGCACGGATACGGCGGGTTCGATACGCCTGCCGGCGACGTTCTGCGGCGCATGGGGCCTGCGTCCCACCCATGGCGCGGTATCGAGCGAAGGCGTGGTGCCGCTGGCGCCCAGTTATGACGTGGTCGGCTGGATCACGCGGGATGCCGCCACGCTGGCGCGCGTGGGCCGGGTGCTGCTGCCGCCGGCCAAGCTGTCCAGCCTGCCGCAACGGATGTTGATCGCCGACGATGCCTGGGCGCTGGCCGGCGACGAAGTGCGCCGCGGGCTGGCCAGTACGCTCCAGGCGGCGCAGGGGCGCTTCGACCAGGTGGCGCACACGACCCTGGCCGCCGAGGGGCTGATCGCGTGGCAACAGGCCTTCCGCGTCATCCAGGGCAGGGAGGTCTGGGAGGCCCATGGCGACTGGATCACGAAGTCCGGGCCGCATTTCGGTCCGGATATCGACGAGCGTTTCCGCTGGGCGTCCACCATCGGCGCCGACGAGGCCCATGCCGCCGGCGTGGAGCGCGCGCGCATCACCGCGCAGCTGGACGCGCTGCTGGAGGATGCGGTCCTGTGCATCCCGACGGTGTCCTTTGTCGCGCCGCTGAAGGGTTCCTCGACGGCGGCCGAAGACCGCACCCGGGCACTGTGCCTGCTTTGCATCGCCAGCCTCGCCGGGCTGCCGCAATTGACCATGCCCGTGCTGTCCGCGGGCGGTTGTGCCCTCGGGTTGTCATTCATCGCGGCGCGCGGCAAGGATATCGCCTTGCTGGAACACGCGGCAGGCTGGTCTCAGGACCAGGCCCTGTCGGGTTGA